In the Trueperaceae bacterium genome, one interval contains:
- a CDS encoding cupin, whose translation MGNLYASKLTAGKEFSEMPPKATKYIWDEIPMDCPIPLLQRRRIFGEKMLAARMLLKKGCTVELHSHKNEQVSIVLSGQLKFFVGKDPTKELLLGAGEVLHIPAFTVHGVETLEDTDVIDLLSPPGEQGVDSQGS comes from the coding sequence ATGGGGAACTTGTACGCCTCAAAATTAACCGCTGGAAAGGAGTTTTCAGAGATGCCCCCAAAAGCCACGAAATATATCTGGGACGAAATTCCTATGGATTGTCCGATACCCCTCCTACAACGCCGTAGGATTTTTGGCGAGAAGATGCTTGCAGCACGAATGCTTCTTAAGAAAGGTTGTACCGTTGAACTTCACTCTCACAAGAATGAGCAAGTGTCGATAGTTTTGTCGGGTCAGCTGAAATTCTTTGTGGGGAAAGATCCAACCAAGGAACTACTGCTGGGTGCCGGCGAGGTACTACACATTCCTGCATTCACCGTCCATGGGGTTGAAACGCTCGAAGATACTGATGTGATTGATTTGCTTAGTCCGCCAGGTGAGCAGGGCGTGGATTCACAAGGTTCATAA
- the lspA gene encoding signal peptidase II codes for MFYASMVFIPANSHFTHIIAPMYLLLAPLLITADQLTKLWIKQRFAFGGQELELGLGFSLTYVRNTGAAFGILRDFSVPIGSVIFDGTHMLGLLSGLIATALLIYLVFRGPTLKPLQSLALIFIFSGAVGNMIDRLRLGFVVDFVHFQIGLFNFPVFNLADSCIVIGAILLLLYSLIPINSADL; via the coding sequence ATGTTTTATGCGAGCATGGTATTTATACCTGCCAATTCCCACTTCACCCATATAATTGCACCAATGTACTTGCTTCTAGCGCCGTTGTTAATAACTGCTGACCAACTGACTAAGCTCTGGATAAAGCAACGATTCGCATTCGGCGGTCAGGAGCTTGAGCTTGGCTTAGGCTTTTCATTGACTTATGTCCGGAATACTGGTGCTGCATTCGGAATCCTGAGGGATTTCTCCGTACCTATCGGCTCAGTTATCTTTGATGGTACGCATATGTTGGGGCTTTTATCAGGATTAATAGCAACTGCATTATTAATTTACTTAGTATTCCGAGGTCCGACCCTAAAACCATTACAATCCTTGGCTCTCATTTTCATCTTTAGTGGTGCTGTAGGTAACATGATTGACCGACTTCGACTCGGATTCGTCGTTGATTTCGTACACTTCCAAATCGGTCTTTTCAACTTCCCCGTGTTCAATCTCGCAGACAGCTGCATCGTAATAGGCGCGATTCTTCTTTTGCTCTATAGCCTGATTCCAATCAATTCGGCTGACCTGTAA
- a CDS encoding coproporphyrinogen III oxidase, translated as MPMALYLHIPFCPVVCPYCDFHKMLRNESLVAQYLDRLEEEAEKWHNLHPEPLDTIYFGGGTPSHLVDAELERIIGVLDRTWGWPARIETTFEADPVTFDPERLRHWRDLGVSRISIGVQSTQDPVLRFLGRLHNSTQGIEAVDWALQAGFDTSVDLITAVPGQDIESDLNTFVATGVPHISVYTLTVEPDTPFGRRGVVIDPDQEADGFELTERVLSEHGYVRYEVSSHARPGSESRHNQIYWHGGYFLALGPSAASFIPKSGALGARLTNPPIKEWLKGYSAEQHEVTPDMFVLEMLMTGLRTRRGVDLDLLERRTGIRVSDRYGMVIEDASKQGFLEREGAKLRATNAGLMILDALLKKFFDTEIN; from the coding sequence ATGCCAATGGCTTTATACCTCCACATACCATTCTGTCCGGTGGTGTGTCCTTATTGCGACTTTCACAAGATGCTACGGAACGAAAGCCTAGTAGCACAATACCTCGATAGGCTTGAAGAGGAGGCTGAAAAATGGCACAACCTACATCCAGAGCCACTAGACACCATTTATTTCGGTGGCGGTACTCCCTCGCACCTTGTTGATGCTGAACTCGAACGTATCATCGGTGTTCTAGATCGGACCTGGGGTTGGCCTGCCAGAATTGAGACCACCTTCGAAGCTGATCCTGTTACCTTTGACCCAGAACGCCTCCGACATTGGCGTGACCTCGGCGTGAGTAGGATCTCTATTGGGGTGCAGTCAACTCAAGATCCGGTTCTCCGTTTCCTAGGCCGGCTGCATAATAGTACACAGGGGATTGAAGCCGTAGATTGGGCTCTTCAGGCAGGTTTCGACACCTCGGTTGATCTTATTACTGCGGTGCCTGGTCAGGATATTGAATCAGATCTCAATACTTTTGTGGCAACTGGCGTACCCCATATTAGTGTCTATACCCTTACAGTAGAGCCCGACACACCATTCGGAAGACGCGGGGTAGTAATTGATCCAGATCAGGAGGCCGACGGATTCGAACTTACCGAACGTGTTCTTTCGGAACATGGGTATGTTAGATACGAAGTATCTAGTCACGCTAGACCTGGATCTGAGTCGAGGCATAATCAAATCTATTGGCACGGCGGTTACTTCCTGGCCTTGGGTCCATCAGCAGCTTCATTCATACCTAAATCTGGGGCACTAGGCGCACGTTTGACGAACCCTCCAATAAAAGAATGGCTGAAGGGTTATTCAGCGGAACAACATGAGGTGACCCCAGACATGTTTGTCTTAGAGATGCTTATGACTGGCCTACGTACTCGTCGCGGCGTAGATCTAGACCTATTAGAGCGGAGAACCGGCATCCGGGTTAGCGACCGTTATGGGATGGTGATAGAAGATGCTTCCAAACAGGGGTTCCTGGAACGAGAGGGAGCTAAATTACGGGCTACAAATGCTGGCTTAATGATACTTGATGCTTTATTGAAAAAGTTTTTTGACACCGAAATTAATTGA
- the prmC gene encoding protein-(glutamine-N5) methyltransferase, release factor-specific, translating to MGTRTTNTESIINARHRIEKCLGEAGVASPTAEADLLLESVLKLDRVSLLLCPTRVLSQGEQAKLTKWLARRMKREPLQHILGWAPFFGLELEVTSDTLVPRPETEQLVELSLRRLSDSTRPVVLDVGTGSGAIALAIKLERPDATVVATDISPKALRLARRNANKLGLQINVIAADLLTHPKVTKWAKKARLVVSNPPYLPDGDRELVPPEVKADPDLAVFGGLDGLDVVRRLEHQAQSLLKPGAELLLELDPRNLTVVRDFAKSWEYSQSYEDLAERKRFLLLTR from the coding sequence AACAAGGACGACGAACACAGAATCAATAATTAATGCCCGACATCGTATAGAGAAGTGTTTAGGCGAGGCTGGTGTGGCTAGTCCCACCGCAGAAGCAGACCTCCTACTAGAGTCGGTTTTAAAGTTAGATCGGGTAAGTCTCTTACTCTGCCCAACGCGGGTTCTGTCTCAGGGAGAACAAGCCAAGTTAACCAAGTGGTTGGCGCGGCGCATGAAGAGAGAACCTCTCCAGCATATTCTCGGATGGGCTCCGTTTTTCGGTCTAGAACTTGAGGTGACTTCTGATACGTTAGTGCCTCGTCCTGAAACAGAACAACTGGTGGAGTTATCCCTTCGGCGACTATCTGATTCAACTAGACCGGTTGTGTTGGATGTAGGCACAGGAAGTGGTGCCATTGCTCTGGCTATCAAGCTTGAACGGCCCGATGCTACTGTTGTCGCCACAGATATTTCGCCCAAGGCTCTAAGATTAGCGCGTCGAAATGCCAATAAGCTTGGCCTGCAAATCAATGTAATCGCGGCTGACCTCTTGACGCATCCAAAAGTAACGAAGTGGGCTAAGAAGGCGCGACTTGTGGTAAGCAATCCGCCCTACCTGCCAGATGGGGATCGGGAACTAGTGCCGCCTGAGGTAAAGGCGGATCCTGATTTGGCGGTTTTCGGTGGCCTTGATGGCCTTGATGTTGTGCGAAGACTAGAGCATCAGGCTCAATCGCTACTTAAGCCTGGGGCTGAGTTACTATTAGAGCTAGATCCTCGCAATCTTACGGTAGTTAGAGACTTTGCAAAAAGCTGGGAATACAGCCAATCATATGAAGACCTTGCAGAGCGTAAACGATTCTTGCTTTTGACGAGATGA